A genomic region of Catalinimonas niigatensis contains the following coding sequences:
- a CDS encoding iron chaperone — MIKQETTPQSIDEYIAAFPQEIQEVLESIRQTIRQAAPDAGETISYKIPTFTLHGNLVHFSAYKHHIGFYPGPTGIESFKRNLLEYKSAKGSVQFPLSRPMPYALISKMVAYRVKENLEKAEVKKKR; from the coding sequence ATGATAAAGCAAGAAACTACCCCTCAAAGCATAGACGAATACATCGCTGCTTTTCCTCAGGAGATCCAGGAAGTGCTGGAGAGTATCAGACAAACGATTCGCCAGGCTGCGCCGGATGCGGGAGAAACCATCAGTTACAAAATACCTACCTTTACCCTGCATGGCAATCTGGTCCATTTCTCTGCTTATAAGCATCATATCGGTTTTTATCCCGGACCCACCGGCATTGAGTCATTCAAAAGAAATCTTTTAGAATACAAGTCTGCCAAAGGTTCGGTACAGTTTCCTTTAAGCCGCCCCATGCCTTATGCATTGATCAGCAAAATGGTAGCCTATAGGGTAAAGGAAAATCTGGAAAAAGCTGAAGTCAAAAAGAAAAGATGA
- the murI gene encoding glutamate racemase, producing MNLNQIIKARLISQAQIHGPIGIFDSGYGGLTIFREIVKQLPQYDYIYLGDNARVPYGIRTYETVYRYTLECVKHLFNMGCRLVILACNTASAKALRTIQQRDLPLLDPYRRVLGVIRPTTEIIGNLSRTGHVGILATTGTVNSQSYVIEINKLFPQVKVFQEACPMWVPLVENNEHESVGADYFIQKHLHQLLAQSSEIDTIALACTHYPLLSKKISAFLPEHIKVLTQGEIVTHSLLKYLEHHPDLEERCSKQGQTAFYTTESTEDFDKKATIFLGHTVNSRHLEL from the coding sequence GTGAATTTGAACCAAATTATCAAAGCCAGATTGATTTCTCAAGCACAAATCCACGGTCCTATCGGTATTTTTGACTCCGGCTACGGAGGGCTGACGATCTTTCGCGAGATTGTCAAACAACTGCCTCAGTACGACTATATCTATCTGGGCGATAATGCCCGTGTGCCCTATGGCATCCGTACTTACGAAACTGTCTATCGTTATACACTGGAGTGTGTCAAACATCTTTTTAACATGGGCTGCCGACTGGTAATTCTGGCCTGCAATACCGCTTCTGCCAAAGCGCTGCGCACCATACAGCAGCGCGACCTGCCGCTGCTTGATCCTTACCGTCGGGTGCTGGGGGTGATTCGCCCTACCACGGAGATTATCGGCAACTTATCCAGGACCGGGCATGTAGGAATACTGGCCACTACAGGTACAGTCAATTCACAATCTTATGTGATAGAGATCAACAAGCTATTTCCCCAGGTAAAAGTCTTTCAGGAAGCCTGCCCCATGTGGGTGCCTCTGGTGGAAAACAATGAACATGAGTCGGTAGGAGCGGATTATTTTATTCAGAAACATCTGCATCAGCTGCTGGCGCAGTCTTCGGAGATAGATACCATCGCTCTGGCCTGTACCCACTATCCTTTGCTGAGCAAAAAGATCAGCGCTTTCCTTCCTGAGCATATCAAGGTGCTGACCCAGGGAGAGATTGTGACGCATAGTTTGCTCAAGTACCTGGAGCATCATCCGGATCTGGAAGAACGTTGCAGTAAGCAGGGACAAACCGCTTTCTATACCACAGAATCTACCGAAGATTTTGACAAGAAAGCCACCATCTTTCTGGGACATACTGTCAACTCACGTCATCTGGAATTGTAA
- a CDS encoding AraC family transcriptional regulator: MKAELISRTIHQNSSFSLECHSYKSFLKKWHYHPELELVIVLESTGTRFVGDSIEKFTPGEIVLLGRNLPHLWLNDKVYFAEDSDLWAKAHVVHFSENFAGSLFSIPELSGIRHMFERARRGIKFEGVDNDRIARKVEQMFALEGFDKVMQLLHVLNELSGYKHSKLLSSAGFVDSFKSKQNSKLIVVYEYIMNNFKQEITLDKVAELANMNSSAFSRYFKSIQKKTFTQFLNEVRIGYACKLLQEHHYNIAEVCFESGYNNISNFNRQFKTLKKMSPSAYVKMYAQLEYN; this comes from the coding sequence ATGAAAGCCGAGTTGATCAGTCGTACTATTCATCAAAACAGTTCTTTCTCTCTGGAATGTCATTCTTACAAAAGCTTTCTTAAAAAATGGCACTATCATCCTGAACTGGAGTTGGTGATTGTACTGGAGAGTACCGGCACTCGCTTTGTAGGAGACAGCATTGAAAAATTTACCCCTGGCGAAATCGTTTTGCTCGGTCGCAACCTCCCTCATCTCTGGCTCAATGATAAGGTATATTTTGCTGAAGACTCTGACCTCTGGGCCAAAGCCCACGTGGTACATTTTAGTGAAAACTTTGCCGGAAGCCTCTTCAGCATTCCTGAGCTTTCCGGAATCAGGCATATGTTTGAGCGTGCCAGACGGGGTATCAAATTTGAAGGCGTAGACAATGATAGGATTGCCAGAAAGGTAGAGCAGATGTTTGCGCTGGAAGGCTTTGACAAAGTCATGCAACTGCTGCATGTACTCAATGAACTATCCGGCTACAAACACTCCAAACTGCTTTCCAGCGCCGGCTTCGTGGATAGTTTTAAAAGTAAGCAAAACAGCAAGCTAATTGTGGTGTATGAGTACATCATGAACAATTTTAAGCAAGAGATTACTTTAGACAAGGTAGCTGAGCTGGCCAACATGAATTCATCTGCTTTCAGCCGCTATTTCAAAAGCATACAGAAGAAGACTTTTACCCAATTTCTTAACGAGGTCAGGATCGGCTATGCCTGCAAGCTGTTGCAGGAACATCATTATAATATTGCCGAAGTCTGTTTTGAATCAGGATACAATAATATTTCCAATTTCAACCGCCAGTTCAAAACTTTGAAAAAGATGTCTCCCTCTGCCTATGTGAAGATGTACGCGCAGCTGGAGTATAATTAA
- a CDS encoding L-fuconate dehydratase: protein MELFITAVEVLDIRFPTSRSLDGSDAMNPDPDYSAAYVILKTSDPAYEGHGLTFTIGRGNEICVAAIKAMSYLLIDKKLDSLTSDMAAFWRMITGDSQLRWLGPEKGVIHLATAAIVNAVWDLYAKTEKKPLWKLICDMRAEELISCVDFTYLSDVITPEEAIVILKAKEAGKAERIAYLMEHGYPAYTTSAGWLGYSEEKIRRLCREAKAAGWKYIKMKVGGNLEDDMRRAGIIREEIGEEIRLMMDANQKWDVPLAIQNMKQLARFDPWFIEEPTSPDDVLGHKSIREAIAPVKVATGEHCHNRVIFKQLFQSKAIDFCQVDSCRLGGVNEILAVLLMAAKFEVPVCPHAGGVGLCEYVQHLSMIDYVMISGTMENRIIEYVDHLHEHFIDPVVIKNACYMPPSAPGYSISMKPDSMLAHAYPEGAVWKEEAGGKVIREV, encoded by the coding sequence ATGGAACTTTTTATTACTGCGGTAGAAGTACTGGATATCCGATTTCCTACCAGCCGTTCCCTGGATGGCTCCGACGCCATGAATCCCGATCCTGACTATTCAGCAGCTTATGTTATCCTGAAGACAAGCGACCCTGCTTACGAAGGACATGGCCTTACCTTTACCATTGGAAGGGGAAACGAAATTTGTGTTGCGGCCATCAAAGCGATGTCTTATCTGCTGATAGACAAAAAACTGGATAGCCTTACTTCTGATATGGCTGCTTTCTGGCGCATGATCACGGGCGATAGTCAGCTTCGCTGGCTGGGACCCGAAAAAGGCGTAATTCATCTGGCTACTGCTGCGATTGTCAATGCTGTATGGGATTTGTATGCCAAAACAGAAAAGAAGCCCCTCTGGAAGCTGATCTGTGACATGCGTGCCGAAGAGCTGATTTCCTGCGTTGACTTCACCTATCTCAGCGATGTGATTACGCCTGAAGAGGCCATCGTTATACTGAAAGCAAAAGAAGCCGGAAAAGCGGAGCGCATTGCCTACCTGATGGAACATGGCTATCCGGCCTATACCACTTCTGCAGGCTGGCTGGGCTATTCGGAAGAGAAAATCCGAAGGCTCTGCCGTGAGGCCAAAGCAGCCGGATGGAAGTACATCAAAATGAAGGTAGGCGGTAACCTGGAGGATGATATGCGCCGGGCAGGCATTATCCGCGAAGAAATAGGGGAGGAGATCAGGCTGATGATGGATGCCAACCAGAAGTGGGATGTGCCGCTGGCGATTCAAAATATGAAACAGCTGGCTCGTTTTGATCCCTGGTTTATAGAAGAGCCTACCAGTCCCGATGATGTGCTGGGCCACAAGTCCATTCGTGAGGCCATTGCGCCGGTCAAAGTAGCTACCGGCGAACACTGCCACAATCGGGTGATCTTCAAACAGCTTTTTCAGAGCAAGGCCATTGACTTCTGTCAGGTGGATAGCTGCAGGCTAGGGGGAGTCAATGAGATTCTGGCTGTACTGTTGATGGCAGCCAAGTTTGAAGTGCCGGTATGTCCGCATGCCGGAGGTGTGGGCTTATGCGAATATGTGCAGCACCTTTCCATGATTGACTACGTAATGATTAGTGGAACGATGGAAAACCGCATCATTGAGTACGTAGATCATCTGCACGAACATTTTATTGATCCGGTGGTGATCAAAAACGCCTGCTATATGCCTCCCTCAGCACCCGGCTATAGCATCAGCATGAAGCCTGACTCTATGCTGGCACATGCTTATCCTGAGGGAGCCGTTTGGAAAGAAGAAGCAGGTGGGAAAGTGATTAGAGAAGTGTAA
- a CDS encoding alpha-L-fucosidase: MKSSVYSLLVVLMLFARCQSGSDTQSEETSLVSTTLTDEEIMKESREDFDERMEWWRDAKFGMFIHWGPYAIPAGEYQGKAVEGVSEWIMDSAPIPVEEYEKYAAQFNPTQFDADKWVEVAKNAGMKYIVLTSKHHDGFALWDSEVSTYDVMDFAPIQRDLIAELKAACEKHDVKLCFYHSIMDWHHPDAQAPHYPDYNTDQKENPNFQQYVDNYLFPQVTELVEKYDPYVMWFDGEWIPEWTHEDGIRMYTHLRKLNPDLIINNRVDKGRQGMQGMNKGQEYLGDFGTPEQEILEGTSELDWEACMTMNDSWGYKKSDENWKSKEVLIHNLIDVAAKGGNYLLNVGPTPEGTLPAPSVERLIAMGDWLDINGEAIYETERLQSDYKQEETIRFTKKKEEPIYYGITLEAPQSNINFKTLKPKEGSEVYLLGYDQPLEWSYDAADGVSISIPAEAGSNVDYAWVFKIEGEEVV, translated from the coding sequence ATGAAAAGCAGTGTGTATAGTTTGTTGGTGGTGCTGATGTTGTTTGCCCGCTGCCAGTCAGGTAGCGATACCCAAAGTGAAGAGACCTCTCTGGTAAGCACTACCCTGACCGACGAAGAAATCATGAAAGAGTCCCGAGAAGATTTTGACGAACGTATGGAATGGTGGAGAGATGCCAAATTTGGCATGTTTATTCACTGGGGACCTTATGCCATTCCGGCAGGAGAGTACCAGGGAAAAGCAGTGGAAGGGGTATCCGAATGGATCATGGATAGTGCTCCTATTCCTGTAGAAGAATATGAAAAATACGCAGCCCAGTTCAATCCTACCCAGTTTGATGCAGATAAGTGGGTAGAGGTCGCCAAAAACGCTGGAATGAAGTATATCGTCCTCACTTCCAAGCACCACGATGGCTTTGCACTTTGGGATTCGGAAGTAAGCACATACGATGTCATGGATTTTGCCCCCATCCAACGGGATCTTATTGCTGAACTCAAGGCTGCCTGTGAAAAGCATGATGTTAAACTTTGCTTTTACCATTCCATCATGGACTGGCATCATCCCGATGCTCAGGCACCTCATTATCCTGATTACAATACAGATCAGAAGGAAAATCCTAACTTTCAGCAGTATGTGGATAACTATCTTTTTCCTCAGGTCACGGAGCTGGTAGAAAAATATGATCCCTATGTCATGTGGTTTGATGGAGAATGGATTCCAGAATGGACCCATGAAGATGGTATCAGAATGTACACCCACCTTAGAAAGCTAAATCCCGACCTGATCATCAACAACCGGGTAGACAAAGGCAGACAGGGGATGCAGGGTATGAATAAAGGGCAGGAATATCTGGGAGATTTTGGCACACCCGAACAGGAAATCCTGGAAGGGACCAGCGAACTGGATTGGGAAGCCTGCATGACCATGAATGACAGCTGGGGTTACAAAAAGAGTGATGAAAACTGGAAATCCAAAGAGGTGCTGATCCATAATCTGATAGATGTAGCGGCCAAAGGAGGAAATTACCTGCTGAATGTAGGTCCCACGCCGGAAGGCACGCTCCCTGCTCCCAGCGTAGAAAGACTCATCGCCATGGGCGACTGGCTGGATATTAACGGCGAAGCTATTTATGAAACAGAGCGGCTGCAAAGTGACTACAAGCAGGAAGAAACCATACGTTTTACCAAGAAAAAAGAAGAACCTATCTACTACGGAATTACGCTGGAGGCTCCTCAAAGCAACATCAATTTCAAAACATTGAAGCCTAAAGAAGGATCGGAAGTTTATCTGCTGGGCTATGATCAGCCTCTGGAGTGGAGTTATGATGCTGCCGATGGCGTGTCAATCAGCATCCCGGCAGAGGCAGGCAGCAATGTCGATTACGCCTGGGTATTTAAAATAGAAGGAGAAGAAGTGGTGTAA
- a CDS encoding DUF817 domain-containing protein, producing MHFIKQLIDFGIQQALSCIFAVLIFATLALSKVVEIPGLYRYDFILIVCLLIQFLMIYSKLESWDELKVICLFHLIGLALELYKVQMGSWSYPEAAVSKIGGVPLYSGFMYASVASYICQVWRRLELRFMHWPPDYWTYPLALAIYLNFFTHHFLPDIRWWIIGALFLIFGRSYVRFTVKGEVYPIPTILSFLLIGFFIWIAENISTFFGAWQYPNQSQSWQWVHLSKISSWFLLVIISIIIVANLKQLKYGAAKKSLKKAY from the coding sequence ATGCATTTTATCAAACAGCTTATTGATTTCGGTATTCAGCAGGCGCTTTCCTGTATCTTTGCCGTACTCATTTTTGCTACGCTGGCTTTGTCTAAGGTGGTGGAGATACCCGGATTATACCGCTATGACTTTATCCTCATTGTTTGTTTGCTTATACAGTTCCTGATGATTTACAGCAAGCTGGAAAGCTGGGATGAACTAAAAGTCATCTGCTTATTTCACCTCATCGGTCTTGCGCTGGAATTATACAAAGTGCAGATGGGTTCCTGGTCTTATCCTGAAGCGGCAGTGAGCAAGATCGGAGGCGTGCCTTTGTACAGTGGCTTTATGTATGCCAGTGTAGCCAGTTATATTTGTCAGGTCTGGCGGAGGCTGGAACTGCGTTTCATGCACTGGCCCCCTGACTATTGGACATATCCGCTTGCTCTCGCTATTTACCTGAACTTCTTCACCCACCATTTCCTGCCCGACATACGCTGGTGGATCATCGGAGCACTTTTTCTGATCTTCGGCAGGTCTTATGTGCGCTTCACCGTCAAAGGAGAAGTGTATCCTATACCCACTATTCTTTCTTTTCTGCTCATCGGATTCTTTATCTGGATCGCTGAGAATATTTCTACTTTCTTTGGGGCATGGCAATATCCGAATCAGTCACAAAGCTGGCAGTGGGTACACCTGAGCAAGATTAGTTCATGGTTTCTACTGGTGATTATCAGCATCATCATTGTGGCCAATCTAAAGCAGCTGAAGTACGGGGCAGCAAAAAAAAGCCTGAAGAAAGCTTACTGA
- a CDS encoding gamma-glutamyltransferase family protein: MKNLVFLSLFLCLILGCQNAEQFAETAVQEQPSLSQSAQAPGGMVAAAHPLATAAGQSMLEAGGNAVDAAVAAAFTLAVVEPSMSGLGGRLQAIVRLPDGRIQGVDATTQAPLSYDAKHAPQGSYGYPTIGIPGVVAGLTKLLEEHGSLPLNKVMAPAIRYAEEGFALLPGEAARHALALEEIQEFEGTSKYFLKEDTTTYGEGEVWVQKDLANTLSAIAEGGSEVFYRGAIAEKIIADIQAHGGVLSLEDLASYEARNSDILSSTYHGKEVYALSMPSYGAITLEILNILETLPMQDTSGAEWDSHMYLAVERAYEDRWNQTEDSIPILISKAYAQKVAEQLAVPNLLSQMKPKGAKLPDSWLAAQGHTTHLSTADSSGMMVALTQSLGPNMGSKVVSPGLGFLYAVTLGGYLGDFEPGQRAASHISPVILTQNDQPYMALGAAGGSRIISAITSVTSRVIDQQMSLTDALAAPRVHPDDADSIFVETHTGEGWKDEVLQALEAKGYRINEVPDIARFGRVHAVMYDAETKQFVGAADPDWEGAAAGIQ; encoded by the coding sequence ATGAAAAACCTGGTCTTCCTTAGCCTATTCCTATGCCTTATACTTGGCTGTCAGAACGCTGAGCAGTTTGCCGAAACAGCAGTACAGGAACAGCCCTCGCTTAGTCAGTCGGCACAAGCCCCAGGAGGTATGGTGGCGGCGGCTCATCCTCTGGCCACAGCAGCCGGACAAAGTATGCTGGAAGCAGGGGGTAATGCAGTAGATGCCGCTGTGGCCGCCGCCTTTACGCTGGCGGTGGTAGAACCCAGCATGAGTGGATTGGGTGGCAGACTACAGGCCATAGTTCGCCTGCCCGACGGACGGATACAAGGTGTGGATGCCACCACACAGGCACCCCTATCCTATGATGCCAAGCATGCGCCCCAGGGGAGCTATGGCTATCCTACCATCGGTATACCCGGTGTAGTGGCCGGTTTGACCAAATTGCTGGAAGAGCATGGTTCACTACCCCTCAACAAAGTGATGGCACCGGCTATTCGCTATGCGGAAGAAGGATTCGCACTATTGCCGGGCGAAGCCGCCCGCCATGCGCTGGCGCTGGAAGAGATCCAGGAGTTTGAAGGCACAAGCAAGTATTTTCTTAAAGAAGATACGACAACTTATGGTGAGGGCGAAGTATGGGTACAAAAAGATCTGGCCAACACCCTGAGCGCCATTGCCGAAGGAGGCAGCGAAGTATTTTATCGTGGAGCCATTGCTGAAAAGATCATCGCTGACATACAGGCCCATGGAGGTGTACTAAGCCTGGAAGACCTGGCCAGCTATGAAGCCCGCAATTCGGATATACTTAGTAGTACCTATCATGGAAAAGAAGTATATGCTCTCTCCATGCCCTCCTACGGTGCGATTACGCTGGAGATTTTGAATATACTGGAAACCCTGCCCATGCAGGATACCAGCGGAGCTGAGTGGGACAGCCATATGTACCTGGCCGTAGAGCGGGCGTATGAAGACCGTTGGAACCAGACGGAAGATTCCATTCCTATTCTGATTTCCAAAGCTTATGCACAAAAAGTAGCAGAGCAGCTTGCAGTTCCAAATTTGCTAAGTCAGATGAAACCTAAGGGCGCCAAGCTCCCTGACAGTTGGCTAGCCGCCCAAGGGCATACCACCCACTTATCTACTGCTGACAGTAGCGGCATGATGGTAGCCCTTACCCAGTCTTTAGGCCCGAACATGGGCTCTAAAGTAGTCAGCCCGGGACTGGGATTTTTATATGCTGTTACACTGGGGGGTTATCTGGGAGATTTTGAGCCGGGGCAGAGAGCGGCTTCGCATATTTCGCCTGTCATACTCACCCAAAATGACCAGCCTTATATGGCGCTGGGAGCCGCAGGAGGTTCCCGGATCATCTCAGCCATTACGTCTGTCACCAGCCGAGTGATAGATCAGCAAATGTCATTAACTGATGCGCTGGCTGCACCCCGTGTCCATCCCGATGATGCCGATAGCATATTTGTAGAAACCCACACAGGAGAGGGCTGGAAAGATGAAGTGTTGCAAGCTTTGGAAGCCAAGGGTTACCGAATCAACGAAGTGCCTGACATTGCCAGGTTTGGCAGGGTACATGCAGTCATGTATGATGCTGAAACAAAGCAGTTTGTAGGTGCTGCTGATCCTGATTGGGAAGGTGCCGCTGCCGGTATTCAGTAA
- a CDS encoding outer membrane beta-barrel family protein, translating into MHLYTMTSYALLKKTFLLSTAIVFSLFSATFTLAQSDQGQFRIEGKVLDDASQEPIPFTQVALFEGETSDPETYSTTDEEGNFTLRAGRGKYTLKFFLVGYEDKEISDIEVNNHVDLDNITLTEENQQLEEVVVQSTRAMMQTNVEGITINPQQNLSNVGGTLLDILRNTPSVSVSDDGSISLRGSTGTNVLINGRNSSLTQNLDRIPASAIEQIKVINNPNARYDAEAEAGIIDIVLKKGDELGTHGGVNAVYGTRGRMSAGAQFNHRAINYNVYAGYNLRRWRDVGIRRSEREIFGDGEFLNQETDSRDQDIGHNFTYGADYYFGKNTLSYEGVFNTSLNQQVNTLYSQLSELDTDDLLLEYVRRNDESETDDGTDNALIYERSFDQKGRSFKFSASQSYTNQYKTQNIDIFRNTATPDPDGLDGQERAITDEKRFNYVFQADYIHPLPKQMQLETGLKSNLRNFEYDYDYARLDEANQTFVEDPAISNRFDYKDRIHAAYVILSKTSEKLDITAGLRGEYTSLSTYLYNTDEENRQDYFNLFPSLQTLYKLTAKHAAKLTYSRRIDRPTAWRLNPFPDITDSLNVRRGNPSLQPEMINSLELGHIYEGANVSVTTNLFYRHISGQLDYITTVEDGISYSQPANLNSASSYGAELIGLTELAPWWTLSGSLTGFRINVDGSNVSEEFVNSGFAFNTKATSDFKLPYNFLLQLVFNYDSPEVEAQGRDLAQYYVDANLQKSFFENKANVSLSLRDIFDTLRFAGNSLTNTFSQSFYAKRETRILLLSARYSF; encoded by the coding sequence ATGCATCTATATACCATGACTTCGTACGCCCTATTGAAAAAAACTTTTCTACTTTCCACGGCCATTGTATTTTCTCTCTTTAGTGCTACGTTCACGCTGGCCCAATCTGACCAAGGGCAATTCAGAATTGAAGGCAAAGTACTTGATGATGCCTCCCAGGAGCCGATACCTTTTACGCAGGTAGCGCTTTTTGAGGGGGAAACTTCCGACCCTGAAACTTACTCCACTACCGACGAAGAGGGTAATTTTACTTTGAGAGCCGGGCGAGGCAAGTACACCCTCAAATTCTTTTTGGTAGGGTATGAAGACAAAGAAATATCAGATATAGAAGTAAATAATCATGTTGATCTGGACAACATCACCCTGACCGAAGAAAATCAGCAATTGGAAGAGGTTGTGGTACAAAGTACCAGGGCGATGATGCAAACCAACGTAGAAGGCATTACCATTAATCCGCAGCAAAATCTATCCAATGTAGGAGGGACCCTCCTTGACATCCTTCGCAATACCCCCTCCGTTAGCGTAAGTGATGATGGCTCTATTTCTTTGAGAGGCAGTACCGGTACCAATGTGCTGATCAACGGCAGAAATTCTTCTTTAACCCAGAACCTGGACAGGATTCCGGCCAGTGCCATTGAACAAATCAAGGTAATCAACAACCCGAATGCAAGATACGATGCCGAGGCAGAGGCCGGTATTATTGACATTGTACTCAAGAAAGGAGATGAGTTAGGTACCCATGGCGGTGTCAATGCAGTATATGGCACAAGGGGTAGGATGAGTGCCGGTGCCCAGTTTAACCACCGTGCAATTAACTATAATGTATATGCTGGTTACAATCTGAGAAGGTGGCGTGATGTTGGGATCAGAAGAAGTGAGCGGGAAATTTTTGGCGATGGAGAGTTCTTAAATCAGGAAACTGATTCGCGTGACCAGGATATCGGACACAACTTCACTTATGGCGCTGACTATTATTTTGGCAAAAATACTTTGAGCTATGAAGGCGTCTTCAATACAAGTTTGAATCAGCAGGTGAATACTTTGTATTCGCAGCTTTCTGAACTGGATACTGACGACCTGTTGCTGGAATATGTAAGGAGAAACGATGAGTCCGAAACTGATGACGGAACAGATAATGCCCTCATCTATGAGCGCTCTTTTGATCAGAAAGGAAGGTCATTCAAGTTTTCAGCCAGCCAGTCGTACACCAACCAGTACAAAACGCAAAATATTGATATCTTCAGGAATACCGCTACTCCTGACCCTGACGGATTAGATGGTCAGGAAAGAGCTATTACCGATGAGAAGAGGTTTAACTATGTTTTTCAGGCCGATTATATCCATCCCCTGCCTAAGCAGATGCAATTGGAGACAGGGCTAAAGTCAAACCTAAGGAACTTTGAGTATGATTATGATTATGCAAGATTGGATGAAGCCAACCAGACTTTTGTAGAAGACCCCGCCATCAGCAATCGCTTTGACTACAAAGACAGAATTCATGCGGCTTACGTGATTCTTTCCAAAACTTCCGAAAAATTAGATATAACCGCAGGTTTGAGAGGAGAATATACCAGCCTGAGCACTTACCTTTATAATACTGACGAAGAAAACAGGCAGGATTATTTTAACCTCTTTCCAAGTTTGCAAACCCTCTATAAGCTAACGGCAAAACATGCGGCCAAATTGACGTACAGCAGAAGGATAGACAGACCCACAGCATGGAGGTTAAACCCATTTCCTGATATTACCGACTCATTGAATGTAAGAAGAGGAAACCCCAGCCTCCAGCCGGAAATGATCAACTCCCTGGAGTTGGGTCATATTTATGAAGGTGCCAATGTAAGTGTTACGACTAATCTTTTCTACAGGCATATCAGCGGACAACTGGACTACATCACTACGGTGGAAGATGGTATTTCCTATTCACAACCCGCTAACCTGAACAGTGCCAGCTCTTATGGGGCAGAATTGATCGGGCTGACGGAACTTGCCCCCTGGTGGACACTAAGCGGTAGCTTGACAGGCTTTAGAATCAATGTAGATGGATCTAATGTAAGTGAAGAGTTTGTCAACAGTGGATTTGCCTTCAATACTAAAGCCACTTCAGATTTTAAGCTACCTTACAATTTTCTCTTGCAGTTGGTTTTCAACTATGATTCCCCCGAAGTAGAAGCCCAGGGAAGAGATTTGGCTCAGTATTATGTAGATGCCAACCTGCAAAAGAGTTTCTTTGAAAATAAAGCCAATGTATCTTTAAGTTTGAGAGATATTTTTGATACCCTGAGGTTCGCGGGCAACAGCCTGACGAATACCTTCTCACAGTCATTTTACGCCAAAAGAGAGACGAGAATTTTGTTATTGAGTGCCCGATATAGTTTTTAA